A stretch of Lentibacillus sp. JNUCC-1 DNA encodes these proteins:
- the recA gene encoding recombinase RecA — protein MSDRKQALDMALRQIEKQFGKGSIMKLGEQAEQRIATIPSGSLALDVALGIGGYPRGRVVEVYGPESSGKTTVALHAIAEAQRQGGQAAFIDAEHALDPTYARALGVDIEELLLSQPDTGEQALEIAEALVRSGAVDIVVVDSVAALVPKAEIEGEMGDSHVGLQARLMSQALRKLSGAINKSKTTAIFINQIREKVGVMFGNPETTPGGRALKFYSSVRLEVRRAESLKQGNDIVGNRTRIKVVKNKVAPPFKKAEVDIMYGEGISSEGEVLDIGSELDIVQKSGAWYSYNEERLGQGRENAKQFLKENKDMHQEIHHAIRQHYELDEVEADGSEESEEVEQ, from the coding sequence GTGAGTGATAGAAAACAAGCTTTAGATATGGCATTAAGACAAATAGAAAAGCAATTTGGCAAAGGATCTATAATGAAATTAGGTGAACAGGCCGAACAAAGAATTGCCACCATTCCAAGCGGATCATTGGCGTTGGATGTGGCCCTTGGTATCGGCGGTTACCCTAGAGGACGCGTGGTGGAAGTTTACGGACCAGAATCTTCCGGTAAAACAACTGTCGCCCTACATGCTATAGCAGAAGCCCAGCGCCAAGGTGGACAAGCGGCATTCATTGATGCAGAACATGCCCTTGACCCGACGTACGCCCGGGCGCTTGGCGTCGATATAGAAGAATTGCTCCTTTCACAGCCCGATACAGGTGAGCAGGCTTTGGAGATTGCCGAAGCACTTGTCAGGAGCGGGGCCGTGGATATTGTGGTTGTCGACTCTGTCGCAGCCCTTGTTCCAAAAGCGGAAATTGAAGGCGAAATGGGAGATTCCCACGTCGGGTTGCAGGCAAGACTCATGTCACAAGCTTTAAGAAAATTATCCGGCGCCATTAATAAATCCAAAACAACTGCCATTTTCATTAACCAGATCAGAGAAAAAGTTGGTGTCATGTTTGGGAACCCGGAAACAACACCAGGCGGCCGTGCATTAAAATTTTATTCATCAGTTCGTCTTGAAGTCCGTCGTGCCGAATCACTGAAGCAAGGTAATGATATTGTTGGTAACAGAACACGTATCAAAGTTGTTAAGAATAAAGTCGCGCCACCATTTAAAAAGGCAGAAGTGGATATCATGTATGGAGAAGGTATCTCTTCTGAAGGTGAAGTTCTCGATATCGGTTCAGAACTTGATATCGTCCAAAAAAGCGGCGCATGGTATTCATATAATGAAGAACGTCTTGGGCAGGGCCGAGAAAATGCCAAACAATTTCTTAAAGAGAACAAGGATATGCACCAAGAAATTCATCATGCAATCCGACAGCACTATGAATTGGATGAAGTTGAAGCAGATGGATCAGAAGAGTCAGAAGAAGTCGAACAATAA
- a CDS encoding CinA family nicotinamide mononucleotide deamidase-related protein — protein sequence MTPNNRRQARVFEGAEVLDNTAGMAPGMMLKQNECIWVFLPGVPREMKRLFLDDVQPYIKRLSGSNTTIKSTILKFTGIGESQLEHELKDLISNQHNPTIAPLSQLEGNVIRLTAKAETTEEVAKLINETKSHIVNRLTDYYVGCDEDTLESVIIERLKETGMTIGAAESLTGGLFTSKLISIPGASAVCSGGIVCYQNNQKKTLVGVSEQTLSKYGAVSEQCALEMASGARTALETDIGIGFTGVAGPEPSENKPAGTVYIAISHKNRENTVQSLSLEGDRDKIRQKTVIKGMEILYKTLK from the coding sequence ATGACGCCGAATAACCGTCGCCAAGCCCGAGTATTCGAAGGGGCAGAGGTTCTTGATAATACCGCCGGAATGGCCCCAGGGATGATGCTCAAACAAAATGAATGTATTTGGGTGTTTTTACCCGGGGTGCCCAGAGAGATGAAACGGCTGTTTCTAGATGATGTGCAACCATACATTAAGCGTCTTTCCGGTAGTAACACGACGATTAAGTCCACCATTTTGAAGTTTACGGGTATTGGCGAGTCACAACTGGAACATGAATTGAAAGACTTAATTTCGAATCAACATAATCCGACAATAGCGCCTCTTTCCCAGTTAGAGGGCAATGTGATCCGTTTGACAGCCAAAGCCGAAACAACAGAAGAAGTTGCTAAATTGATCAATGAAACAAAATCACACATTGTTAACAGACTAACCGACTACTATGTTGGGTGTGATGAAGATACACTTGAATCTGTTATAATTGAACGTCTTAAAGAAACTGGTATGACGATTGGAGCCGCCGAAAGTTTAACTGGAGGCTTATTCACCTCAAAGCTCATCAGTATTCCCGGAGCATCTGCGGTATGTTCAGGCGGTATTGTTTGCTATCAAAACAATCAAAAGAAGACACTGGTTGGTGTTTCTGAACAAACACTCTCAAAATACGGAGCCGTCAGTGAACAATGCGCACTTGAAATGGCTTCTGGTGCAAGAACTGCTCTGGAAACAGATATCGGGATTGGTTTTACTGGAGTAGCAGGTCCTGAGCCTTCGGAAAATAAACCAGCAGGCACCGTGTATATTGCCATCTCCCATAAGAATAGGGAAAATACAGTTCAATCATTATCTTTAGAAGGTGATCGGGACAAGATTAGACAAAAAACAGTGATTAAAGGTATGGAAATTTTATATAAAACTTTAAAGTAA
- a CDS encoding molybdopterin-binding protein — protein MTTSINAEIIAVGTELLLGQIANTNAQWLSQQLAQYGINVLYHGVVGDNPERVQETFASAQKRSRLVIVTGGLGPTDDDMTREAFSTLNNVPIIEHEPSLKKSNPILQKETW, from the coding sequence ATGACAACATCCATTAATGCAGAAATTATTGCTGTTGGAACGGAACTCCTGCTTGGGCAAATTGCCAACACAAATGCTCAGTGGTTATCACAACAACTCGCTCAATATGGGATAAATGTTCTTTATCACGGTGTTGTTGGGGATAATCCTGAAAGGGTTCAGGAAACATTTGCTTCAGCACAGAAACGGTCCCGTCTTGTGATTGTTACAGGCGGACTTGGACCAACGGATGACGACATGACTCGTGAGGCATTTAGTACGTTAAACAATGTACCGATCATTGAGCACGAACCATCCCTAAAAAAATCGAATCCTATTTTGCAAAAAGAGACATGGTGA
- the pgsA gene encoding CDP-diacylglycerol--glycerol-3-phosphate 3-phosphatidyltransferase has translation MNLPNKLTLSRIIMIPIFIALYSIPLGFGEWDIGGASLPISHFLAALLFILAATTDWVDGYYARKHNLVTNLGKFLDPLADKLLVAAALILLVETGLAPAWIVIVILSREFAVTGLRLVAAGEGIVLAASSMGKLKTVTQLLATAVLLLHNFPFSYIGIPFGTIMLYIAAILTFWSGVEYFMKNWHVMSDSK, from the coding sequence GTGAATTTACCAAACAAATTAACTTTATCCCGTATTATTATGATTCCTATTTTTATTGCCTTGTACAGCATCCCGCTTGGGTTTGGAGAATGGGATATTGGCGGCGCAAGTTTGCCCATTTCGCATTTCCTGGCTGCTTTGTTATTTATTTTGGCAGCTACTACCGATTGGGTCGATGGCTATTACGCACGAAAACACAATCTCGTGACAAATCTTGGGAAATTTCTTGACCCTCTCGCTGATAAGTTACTCGTAGCTGCAGCATTAATCTTACTAGTTGAAACCGGACTGGCACCTGCTTGGATAGTTATTGTTATTTTGAGCCGAGAGTTTGCAGTAACAGGACTACGGCTTGTCGCGGCCGGCGAGGGGATTGTTCTGGCAGCAAGCAGCATGGGAAAACTAAAAACAGTTACTCAACTTTTAGCAACTGCTGTTTTATTGCTGCATAACTTTCCGTTTTCATATATAGGCATACCTTTTGGAACAATTATGCTTTATATTGCCGCTATCTTAACATTTTGGTCTGGAGTTGAGTATTTTATGAAGAACTGGCATGTGATGAGTGATTCCAAATGA
- a CDS encoding helix-turn-helix domain-containing protein, whose product MDGVKMGIGTRLKGSRETEGITLDELQETTKIQKRYLQAIEDENFGILPGTFYARAFIKEYATAVGLNAEELLEEYQEELPQTEAEETPQYTQIQRSRKSTTPAKSSAVFALIPRIIVVLLIIGILFAAWYFLKQSLSDSSSENGQEPGDNQVILNEDQESEQPSEEDQETNDTNENSSETKEDTNEDKKSEEPSEPEAELELVEEQSGGGQATAVFDLKNAPDKVTATLETTARTWLTVESDGGESMYYDFFDADNSPLELDISGKESVFIKIGHAPDVSIKINGEALEYPADPNEYVVQNITINPNN is encoded by the coding sequence ATGGACGGTGTTAAAATGGGAATTGGTACCAGATTAAAGGGATCGCGTGAGACAGAAGGTATCACGCTTGATGAGCTGCAAGAAACAACAAAGATACAAAAACGGTATTTGCAAGCCATTGAAGATGAAAACTTCGGGATTTTACCTGGAACGTTTTATGCAAGAGCATTTATAAAAGAATACGCCACTGCTGTTGGTCTAAATGCTGAAGAATTGCTTGAGGAGTATCAAGAAGAGCTACCTCAAACTGAAGCCGAAGAAACACCTCAATATACACAAATTCAACGGTCACGGAAAAGTACAACCCCGGCCAAGAGCTCAGCGGTATTTGCATTAATACCAAGAATTATTGTCGTGCTCTTGATTATTGGGATTCTTTTTGCTGCCTGGTATTTCCTTAAACAGTCATTATCAGACTCTTCTTCTGAAAATGGCCAAGAACCAGGAGATAACCAAGTGATTTTGAATGAAGACCAGGAAAGTGAGCAGCCTTCTGAAGAAGATCAGGAGACCAACGATACCAATGAGAACAGCAGCGAAACTAAAGAGGATACAAATGAAGATAAAAAAAGCGAGGAACCATCTGAACCTGAAGCTGAGCTTGAATTGGTTGAAGAACAATCAGGAGGCGGTCAAGCCACAGCTGTATTTGATTTAAAAAATGCCCCGGATAAGGTTACAGCCACACTTGAGACGACAGCCAGAACATGGTTGACCGTCGAAAGTGATGGAGGCGAATCGATGTATTACGATTTCTTTGATGCGGACAATTCCCCTTTGGAACTTGATATTTCCGGAAAAGAGAGTGTTTTCATAAAGATCGGCCATGCACCTGATGTCTCAATCAAAATAAACGGTGAGGCGTTAGAATATCCAGCTGATCCAAATGAGTATGTTGTTCAAAATATAACAATAAACCCTAATAACTAA
- a CDS encoding DUF3388 domain-containing protein, translated as MEKTEWYLEYEIKINRPGLLGDISSLLGMLSINIITINGVENSRRGMLLLSKEDEHIQRLSSILDTMNTIEVKKIRKPKLRDKLAVRHGRYIHRDADDHKTVRFVRDEIGLLVDFMSEIYKTEGHKLIGVRGMPRVGKTESIVAASVSANKRWLFVSSTLLKQTVRSQLIEGEYSGDHIYIIDGVVSKKRANEVHWQLIREIMQLPAVKVVEHPDIFVQATEYEIDDFDYIIELRSTEDEQITYEAIEQPGFNPNDGFSVFD; from the coding sequence ATGGAGAAAACAGAATGGTATCTTGAATATGAAATAAAAATTAACCGACCTGGTTTGCTGGGGGATATATCTTCGCTGCTAGGGATGCTTTCCATTAATATCATTACAATTAATGGAGTGGAAAATTCCCGCCGCGGGATGCTTCTTTTGTCTAAAGAAGATGAACACATTCAGCGTTTATCGTCTATACTGGATACAATGAATACAATTGAAGTCAAGAAAATCCGCAAACCCAAGCTTCGGGATAAGCTCGCCGTCAGACATGGGCGGTACATACATCGCGATGCGGACGATCACAAAACAGTTCGTTTTGTCCGAGATGAAATTGGCTTACTCGTTGATTTTATGTCAGAAATCTATAAAACTGAAGGGCACAAATTGATCGGCGTTCGTGGGATGCCAAGAGTGGGTAAGACGGAATCAATTGTCGCTGCAAGTGTCAGTGCCAACAAACGTTGGTTATTTGTGTCCAGTACGTTATTGAAACAAACTGTCAGAAGTCAATTGATAGAAGGCGAATACAGCGGAGATCATATCTATATCATTGATGGGGTCGTATCAAAAAAACGGGCAAATGAGGTTCATTGGCAGCTAATCAGGGAAATCATGCAACTACCGGCAGTCAAAGTAGTTGAACACCCTGACATATTTGTTCAAGCAACAGAATATGAGATAGATGATTTTGATTACATTATAGAGCTTAGAAGCACTGAAGACGAACAAATCACATATGAAGCCATTGAGCAGCCCGGCTTTAATCCAAATGACGGCTTTTCCGTGTTTGATTGA
- a CDS encoding DUF3243 domain-containing protein, whose protein sequence is MSVLDNFDTWKDFLSNKLEQAQSQGMDQQTISNVAYEIGDYLSKHVDAKNGEEAVLLELWNAASEEEKQSLANTMVKLVQNQ, encoded by the coding sequence ATGTCAGTTCTTGATAATTTCGACACATGGAAAGACTTTTTGTCCAACAAATTAGAACAAGCACAATCTCAAGGGATGGACCAACAAACCATTTCAAATGTGGCCTATGAAATAGGAGATTATCTTTCAAAACATGTAGACGCTAAAAATGGTGAAGAAGCCGTATTACTTGAACTCTGGAATGCTGCTTCTGAGGAAGAAAAACAATCTCTTGCCAACACGATGGTTAAACTCGTTCAAAATCAGTGA
- the ymfI gene encoding elongation factor P 5-aminopentanone reductase: MGKNILIVGASGEIGQAVAIQLAKEGHHLVLHYNTNRVGIEQIIKQVEDASILSVIQSDLTMEASAKNVLSALAFSMDAVIFASGQAYTSLFQDTPETIMDRMLKLHVKAPWLITQGLLPGMIQKNAGHVLFVTSIWAEVGASMEVVYSSVKGAQRSFVKALSKEVSSSGVIVKNISPGYIDTAMNRHLSEDEKHVLFNDIPLRKGGTAEDVAKTAAFLLTDTASRTLLDDTIHVTGGWDP; the protein is encoded by the coding sequence ATGGGGAAGAATATTTTGATCGTTGGTGCAAGCGGAGAAATTGGTCAAGCCGTTGCAATCCAACTTGCAAAAGAGGGACATCATTTGGTCCTGCATTACAATACTAATCGAGTTGGAATTGAACAAATTATAAAGCAAGTAGAGGATGCAAGTATACTTTCGGTGATCCAAAGTGATTTAACCATGGAAGCAAGCGCAAAAAATGTGCTGAGTGCTCTGGCATTCAGTATGGATGCAGTTATTTTTGCCAGTGGGCAGGCCTACACCAGTCTCTTCCAAGATACACCGGAGACGATCATGGATCGGATGCTCAAGCTTCATGTGAAAGCGCCATGGCTCATTACTCAGGGTCTGTTACCGGGCATGATTCAGAAAAACGCCGGTCATGTTTTATTTGTCACTTCTATATGGGCAGAAGTGGGGGCCAGCATGGAAGTCGTATATTCCAGTGTGAAAGGTGCTCAAAGAAGTTTTGTCAAGGCGCTGTCTAAGGAAGTTTCGTCCAGTGGGGTCATAGTCAAAAATATAAGTCCGGGTTATATCGACACTGCGATGAACCGTCACCTCAGTGAAGATGAGAAGCACGTTTTATTCAATGACATCCCGCTTAGAAAAGGCGGTACAGCTGAAGACGTGGCTAAAACAGCGGCATTTTTATTAACGGATACGGCCTCGCGCACCCTGCTTGATGATACAATTCATGTGACTGGGGGTTGGGATCCTTAA
- the yfmH gene encoding EF-P 5-aminopentanol modification-associated protein YfmH has protein sequence MKEHQYKQISETIYYEQLPNGLTLHLIPRTEMSKTYGVFSTQYGSIDRSFIPLGESEPITVPDGVAHFLEHKLFEKEDHDVFADFGKQGASPNAFTSFTETAYLFSATNNIEENVKTLLDFVQNPYFSDQSVEKEKGIITQEINMYDDQPDWQSFMGTIKAMFHHHPVNIDIAGTEPTIRAITKEDLYTCYHTFYHPSNMNLVIAGNFDPERMMKLIQSNQANKTFTEPEPIHKSFPEEPDHVAMSEHVLNMPVSTPKCTVGVKESNKAITGEAFVKKDLLQNMFLDYFFSKSGSFYHLLYDEDLIDSSFYFESNLEHNFGYSLIGGNTDHPDLFAERVKTLLLSTREYSLSSEDFERMKNKKIGQWLMALNSLEFTANKLIHYNRQDIDLFNMIQTIQDLTIKEAQSFLEHWIVPDRIAVCKIVTE, from the coding sequence GTGAAAGAACACCAATACAAACAGATCTCTGAAACCATCTATTATGAGCAGCTTCCCAATGGATTGACCTTACATCTTATTCCAAGAACAGAAATGTCAAAAACCTATGGGGTCTTCTCAACACAATATGGATCCATCGACAGGTCATTCATTCCTTTGGGTGAAAGTGAGCCCATCACTGTCCCTGATGGTGTTGCTCATTTTCTCGAACACAAACTATTCGAGAAGGAAGATCATGATGTATTCGCCGACTTCGGGAAGCAAGGTGCTTCTCCAAACGCCTTTACTTCTTTCACAGAAACGGCTTATCTCTTCAGCGCCACGAACAATATTGAAGAAAATGTTAAGACACTCCTTGATTTCGTCCAGAATCCTTATTTTTCTGATCAGTCTGTTGAAAAGGAAAAAGGAATCATCACTCAGGAAATTAATATGTACGATGATCAACCGGACTGGCAATCTTTTATGGGAACCATCAAAGCTATGTTTCATCATCACCCCGTCAACATTGACATAGCCGGTACTGAACCGACTATTCGAGCGATTACTAAAGAAGATCTATATACGTGTTATCACACATTTTACCATCCATCGAATATGAATCTCGTTATTGCTGGCAACTTTGATCCCGAACGGATGATGAAACTGATTCAGTCAAACCAGGCAAACAAAACGTTCACCGAGCCTGAACCTATTCACAAGTCATTTCCGGAAGAGCCCGATCACGTCGCCATGAGTGAACATGTGCTTAATATGCCTGTATCAACCCCTAAGTGTACAGTTGGTGTCAAAGAATCAAACAAGGCAATTACCGGTGAAGCGTTCGTAAAAAAAGATCTGTTGCAAAATATGTTCCTTGATTATTTCTTTTCTAAAAGCGGTTCATTTTATCACCTTTTATATGATGAAGATCTGATTGATTCCAGCTTTTATTTCGAATCCAATCTGGAACATAATTTCGGTTATTCCCTTATCGGCGGAAACACGGATCATCCGGATCTGTTTGCCGAACGCGTTAAAACTCTACTTTTGTCCACTAGGGAGTACAGCTTGTCATCTGAAGACTTTGAACGCATGAAGAATAAAAAAATTGGACAGTGGCTTATGGCGTTGAACTCATTGGAATTCACAGCTAATAAGTTGATTCATTATAATCGGCAGGATATCGATTTATTTAATATGATTCAAACGATCCAAGACTTAACAATCAAGGAAGCACAATCGTTCCTTGAACACTGGATAGTTCCTGATCGTATTGCCGTTTGTAAAATCGTTACGGAGTAG
- the yfmF gene encoding EF-P 5-aminopentanol modification-associated protein YfmF, translating to METIFEENNIRYHIVPHQAFKTVSIVLKIKGELSRETITKRALLPYVLAQGPNKYPTRRALQLKLDALYGARFSLGGAKKGNHHVLTLRLDIANQKYIQGESTALEETLQLVRDIIFDPNTTDEAFSDNILNREKATLKKKMIAIQDDKMQYANMRLIDEMCEGDPYHLHVHGYEEDLNDIQSDNLYQYYQEMLISDDFDLYILGDVDTESIKDLLARTFRNGHTERPPKERIAPHPDSEKPARTIIDKQPVQQAKLHIGYRTHCTYKDNLYPALHVFNGLFGGFPSSKLFINVREKNSLAYYAASRIESHKGLMLVFSGINPNDFEQANAIIADQLTAMKKGDFSQEELVQTKDLVVNQLLETMDHPHGLIDLLYQQVLADTKLPPEQLIDQIKAVTKTDVIKVAEPIFLDTVYLLTDERGESA from the coding sequence ATGGAAACCATTTTTGAAGAAAATAACATCCGGTACCACATTGTCCCGCATCAAGCGTTTAAAACAGTCAGCATTGTCTTAAAAATAAAAGGTGAACTATCTCGGGAAACGATAACCAAGCGCGCTTTGCTCCCGTATGTCTTGGCCCAGGGTCCCAACAAATACCCTACAAGACGTGCATTGCAGCTTAAATTAGATGCTTTATACGGAGCACGCTTTTCCTTGGGCGGGGCTAAAAAAGGAAACCATCATGTATTGACATTAAGGCTTGACATAGCGAATCAGAAGTATATACAAGGGGAATCCACTGCGTTGGAGGAGACCCTGCAATTGGTTCGTGATATCATTTTTGATCCAAACACAACAGACGAAGCTTTTTCAGACAACATCTTAAATAGAGAAAAAGCAACTCTTAAAAAGAAAATGATAGCGATTCAAGATGACAAAATGCAATATGCCAATATGCGGCTTATCGATGAGATGTGCGAAGGGGATCCCTATCATTTGCACGTCCACGGGTACGAAGAAGATCTGAATGATATTCAGTCTGATAACTTGTATCAGTACTACCAGGAAATGCTCATAAGCGATGACTTCGATCTTTATATACTGGGTGACGTGGATACTGAATCGATAAAAGACCTTTTGGCTCGTACATTCAGAAATGGGCATACTGAAAGGCCACCCAAAGAACGCATCGCGCCTCATCCGGATTCAGAAAAACCAGCAAGAACCATCATTGACAAACAGCCTGTTCAACAAGCCAAGCTTCATATCGGGTATCGGACACACTGCACATATAAAGATAATCTTTATCCTGCTTTGCATGTATTTAATGGACTATTTGGCGGTTTTCCGAGTTCAAAACTGTTTATTAATGTCCGAGAGAAGAACAGCCTTGCTTATTATGCAGCCTCACGTATTGAAAGTCACAAAGGGTTAATGCTTGTATTTTCTGGAATCAACCCAAATGACTTTGAACAGGCCAATGCAATTATTGCTGATCAACTGACCGCCATGAAGAAGGGTGATTTCTCCCAAGAAGAACTTGTACAAACAAAAGACTTGGTGGTCAATCAACTTCTGGAGACAATGGATCACCCCCATGGTTTGATTGATTTACTCTATCAGCAAGTGTTGGCGGACACGAAACTGCCCCCTGAGCAATTAATCGATCAAATAAAAGCTGTCACGAAGACAGACGTCATCAAAGTGGCAGAGCCCATATTTTTGGATACAGTGTACTTATTAACAGACGAAAGAGGTGAGTCGGCGTGA